In a single window of the Labilithrix sp. genome:
- the tssH gene encoding type VI secretion system ATPase TssH: MLVAEPRALFKKLTPTCTRALEAAAGACVTGQHYEVTVEHLLGALLEDRESDISVVLDHYRVDRANVQQAVQRSLRDLRSGNAGKPVFSTRLLELMQDGWVYGSTELGESAIRSGALLVRVLQTPNKYLPSEIAALDAVPKDDLRKNLATVAGASGEAARLAQTEGAAPAARKTGTVGRDPEGPLARYTTDLTQKAKDGTMDPVFGREPEVRQVVDILVRRRKNNPLIVGEAGVGKTALVEGLAMRIAEGSVPEQLKEVSLLSLDMSALQAGASMKGEFEKRLKGVIDEVKASAKPIILFIDEVHTLVGAGGAQGTGDAANLLKPALARGELRTIGATTWAEYKKYIEKDPALERRFQPVKVEEPSIENATLMMRGVARKFEEAHGVVILDEAVKAAAELSARYISGRQLPDKAVDLLDTSAARVKITRAAPPALLEDTRAQLAGLKRQLEAFGRDFTAGLAIDEEAKTKAEALEQELSAKATELEARLAEQKAIVEEIDAHRVANTNGEDGARDKLRAAIEKLRAIPAEQRLVHADVNETVVASIIGDWTGIPVGKMVKDDVSIMQSLDKLLQEKVRGQDQGLELVAKELRAAKSGLKSPLTPLGVFLFVGPSGVGKTEAAISIADLLFGGERFMVTINMSEFQERHTVSKLIGAPAGYVGYGEGGILSEAVRQRPYSVVLLDEVEKADKDVMNMFYQVFDKGTLADGEGRIIDFRNTVVILTSNLATDLITNAAPPGEEPPMLEDLAALAKPTLTAHFKPALLARMTVVPFIPINPEALLGITKMKLSGVIKRAKTTHNIDLRIDEAVYKAIADRCKEVQSGARNIDHIVRGSVLPIVSNEILKAIADGDPVKVLDLKVDPTGDFVCKKA, from the coding sequence ATGCTCGTCGCCGAACCGCGCGCGCTTTTCAAGAAGCTGACCCCGACCTGCACCCGCGCCCTCGAAGCCGCAGCAGGCGCCTGCGTCACCGGACAGCATTACGAGGTTACGGTCGAGCATCTGCTCGGCGCGCTCCTCGAAGATCGCGAGAGCGACATCTCGGTCGTGCTCGATCACTACCGCGTCGACCGCGCGAACGTGCAGCAGGCGGTGCAACGCTCGCTCCGCGATCTCCGGAGCGGCAACGCCGGTAAGCCCGTGTTCAGCACGCGGCTCCTCGAGCTCATGCAGGACGGCTGGGTCTACGGGTCGACCGAGCTCGGCGAGAGCGCGATCCGATCGGGCGCGCTCCTCGTGCGCGTCCTGCAGACGCCGAACAAGTACCTCCCGAGCGAGATCGCCGCGCTCGACGCGGTGCCGAAGGACGACCTCCGCAAGAACCTCGCGACCGTCGCCGGCGCGAGCGGCGAGGCGGCGCGCCTCGCGCAGACCGAGGGCGCCGCGCCGGCCGCGCGGAAGACCGGCACCGTCGGCCGCGATCCCGAGGGGCCGCTCGCGCGCTACACGACCGACCTCACGCAGAAGGCGAAGGACGGGACGATGGACCCGGTGTTCGGCCGCGAGCCGGAGGTCCGGCAGGTCGTCGACATCCTCGTCCGCCGCCGCAAGAACAACCCGCTCATCGTCGGCGAGGCCGGCGTCGGCAAGACCGCGCTCGTCGAGGGCCTCGCGATGCGCATCGCCGAGGGCTCGGTCCCCGAGCAACTGAAGGAGGTCTCCCTCCTCTCGCTCGACATGAGCGCGCTCCAGGCCGGCGCGAGCATGAAGGGCGAGTTCGAGAAGCGCCTCAAGGGCGTCATCGACGAGGTGAAGGCGTCGGCGAAGCCGATCATCCTCTTCATCGACGAGGTCCACACCCTCGTCGGCGCCGGCGGCGCGCAGGGCACCGGCGACGCGGCGAACCTGCTCAAGCCCGCCCTCGCGCGCGGCGAGCTCCGCACGATCGGCGCGACGACGTGGGCGGAATACAAGAAGTACATCGAAAAGGACCCCGCCCTCGAGCGCCGCTTCCAGCCGGTGAAGGTCGAGGAGCCGTCGATCGAGAACGCGACGCTCATGATGCGCGGGGTCGCCCGGAAATTCGAGGAAGCTCACGGAGTCGTCATCCTCGACGAAGCCGTCAAAGCCGCCGCGGAGCTCTCCGCGCGCTACATCTCGGGCCGCCAGCTCCCGGACAAGGCGGTCGACCTCCTCGACACGAGCGCCGCTCGCGTGAAGATCACGCGCGCCGCTCCGCCCGCGCTCCTCGAGGACACGCGCGCGCAGCTCGCCGGCCTCAAGCGCCAGCTCGAGGCGTTCGGGCGCGACTTCACCGCCGGCCTCGCGATCGACGAAGAGGCGAAGACGAAGGCGGAGGCGCTCGAGCAGGAGCTCTCCGCGAAGGCGACCGAGCTCGAGGCGCGCCTCGCGGAGCAGAAGGCGATCGTCGAGGAGATCGACGCGCACCGCGTCGCCAACACGAACGGCGAGGACGGAGCGCGCGACAAGCTCCGCGCCGCGATCGAGAAGCTCCGCGCGATCCCGGCGGAGCAGCGCCTCGTGCACGCCGACGTCAACGAGACCGTCGTCGCGTCGATCATCGGCGACTGGACCGGCATCCCGGTCGGCAAGATGGTCAAGGACGACGTCTCGATCATGCAGAGCCTCGACAAGCTCCTCCAGGAGAAGGTCCGCGGTCAGGACCAGGGCCTCGAGCTCGTCGCGAAGGAGCTCCGCGCCGCGAAGTCCGGCCTCAAGTCGCCGCTGACGCCGCTCGGCGTCTTCCTCTTCGTCGGTCCCTCCGGCGTCGGCAAGACGGAGGCGGCGATCTCGATCGCGGACCTCCTCTTCGGTGGCGAGCGCTTCATGGTCACGATCAACATGAGCGAGTTCCAGGAGCGGCACACCGTCTCCAAGCTCATCGGCGCGCCCGCCGGCTACGTCGGCTACGGCGAGGGCGGCATCCTCTCCGAAGCGGTGCGCCAGCGTCCCTACTCCGTCGTCCTCCTCGACGAGGTCGAGAAGGCGGACAAGGACGTGATGAACATGTTCTACCAGGTGTTCGACAAGGGCACGCTCGCCGACGGCGAGGGACGCATCATCGACTTCCGGAACACGGTCGTCATCCTCACGTCGAACCTCGCGACCGACCTCATCACGAACGCCGCGCCGCCGGGCGAGGAGCCGCCGATGCTCGAGGACCTCGCCGCGCTCGCGAAGCCGACGCTCACCGCGCACTTCAAGCCGGCGCTCCTCGCGCGCATGACGGTCGTTCCGTTCATCCCGATCAACCCCGAGGCGCTCCTCGGCATCACGAAGATGAAGCTCTCGGGCGTCATCAAGCGCGCGAAGACGACGCACAACATCGATCTTCGCATCGACGAGGCCGTCTACAAGGCGATCGCCGACCGCTGCAAAGAGGTGCAGAGCGGCGCGCGCAACATCGATCACATCGTCCGCGGCTCGGTCCTCCCGATCGTCTCGAACGAGATCCTCAAGGCGATCGCGGACGGCGACCCGGTGAAGGTCCTCGACCTCAAGGTCGATCCGACCGGCGATTTCGTCTGCAAAAAAGCGTGA
- a CDS encoding type VI secretion system contractile sheath large subunit — protein sequence MNVLVLAPLRASADHAIDGAWKGPLRFEHATFDQTMSHHAPGVVVDLPNPAGGKPVRVEHRFSSLASFHPESIRAENGYVRSLALEAPQAPSAGSSLLDDILDGMGSREAKEENRADAAASALASHPEVRAIERAWRGLHFLTASANEDVVITAFPAAADDVDAVLAELANAAQLDLVVVDHIIDGSPRDLERLEGWARRAEAISTPVICGGVPALLGHDDLESLGRSQRRLRASDAPRASALRATAAQDAMRWIAIALNGSRAASAPELVAAACVASFVRTGWPCAITGPIAGTGPLEATVTEDVATEAAAAGVILLASTDGGAMIAEANVLHREASRGGTSPAASLSLVDQLFLVRLGQTVTQLAASIPAGSDPAAAREAALVVLTELFAQGNGKKPTIDVAIAGRMLEVTVRARGFEEVRLDEATLGARLT from the coding sequence ATGAACGTCCTCGTCCTCGCTCCTCTTCGTGCGAGCGCCGACCACGCCATCGACGGCGCCTGGAAGGGTCCGCTCCGGTTCGAGCACGCGACGTTCGATCAGACGATGTCCCATCACGCACCCGGCGTGGTCGTCGATCTGCCGAACCCGGCCGGCGGCAAACCCGTGCGCGTCGAGCACCGCTTCTCGTCGCTCGCCTCGTTCCACCCCGAGTCGATCCGTGCCGAGAACGGCTATGTCCGCTCGCTCGCGCTCGAGGCGCCACAGGCCCCGTCCGCCGGAAGCTCGCTCCTCGACGACATCCTCGACGGGATGGGATCGCGCGAAGCGAAAGAGGAGAACCGCGCCGACGCGGCCGCGAGCGCGCTCGCGTCTCACCCGGAGGTCCGCGCGATCGAACGGGCTTGGCGCGGGCTCCACTTCCTCACCGCGTCCGCGAACGAAGACGTCGTCATCACCGCATTTCCCGCGGCGGCGGACGACGTCGACGCGGTGCTCGCGGAGCTCGCGAACGCCGCGCAGCTCGACCTCGTCGTCGTCGATCACATCATCGACGGGAGCCCGCGTGACCTCGAGCGGCTCGAGGGCTGGGCGCGCCGCGCCGAGGCGATCTCGACGCCGGTCATCTGCGGCGGCGTCCCCGCGCTCCTCGGCCACGACGACCTCGAGTCCCTCGGGCGCTCGCAGCGCCGCCTCCGCGCCTCGGACGCGCCGCGCGCGTCGGCGCTCCGCGCAACGGCGGCGCAGGACGCGATGCGCTGGATCGCCATCGCGCTGAACGGCTCTCGCGCCGCGTCCGCACCCGAGCTCGTCGCAGCAGCGTGCGTGGCCAGCTTCGTGCGGACGGGCTGGCCGTGCGCGATCACGGGCCCGATCGCGGGCACCGGCCCGCTCGAGGCGACCGTCACGGAGGACGTCGCGACGGAGGCGGCCGCCGCCGGCGTCATCCTCCTCGCGAGCACGGACGGCGGCGCGATGATCGCCGAAGCGAACGTGCTCCACCGCGAAGCTTCGAGAGGCGGCACGAGCCCGGCGGCGTCGCTCTCCCTCGTCGATCAGCTCTTCCTCGTGCGCCTCGGGCAGACCGTCACCCAGCTCGCCGCGTCGATCCCGGCGGGGAGCGATCCCGCCGCTGCGCGCGAGGCCGCGCTCGTCGTGCTGACGGAGCTCTTCGCGCAGGGGAACGGCAAGAAGCCCACGATCGACGTGGCGATCGCGGGCCGAATGCTCGAAGTGACGGTGCGCGCACGTGGCTTCGAGGAGGTCCGCCTCGACGAAGCCACGCTCGGCGCGCGTCTCACTTGA
- the tssC gene encoding type VI secretion system contractile sheath large subunit, whose amino-acid sequence MAEEQAAGAAAATETAEGSLLDEILGATQMQPTDDGYDIAKKGVHAFIANLLTESSSQSAKIDKSVVDAMIVEIDKKISKQLDAIMHNPAFQKLESAWRGLKFVVDRTNFRENIKIELLNVSKDDLIADFEDAPEITKSGLYKTAYTAEYGTFGGKPIGAIFSNYEFGPGAQDMELLKNCAAVAAMAHAPFFAAAGAAFFGQKDMLALPNLKDLASHFESPLYTKWNSFRDTEDARYVGLLMPRFLLRLPYGEKTMPIKSFNYSEDTVDKHDEYLWGNASYAMASRLADSFAKYRWCPNIIGPQAGGTVENLPLHQYEAMGEIQTKTPTEIMLSERREFELSEQGFIGLTFRKDSDNAAFFSANSCQRPKNFGQSPEGKEAELNYRLGTQLPYIFVACRIAHYLKVIQREQIGTTKEAGELQSELNQWISQYVVDQDGVSAYIRGVRPLRSAAITVSEVPGNAGFYKVDMKVRPHFKYMGASFTLSLVGKLDKS is encoded by the coding sequence ATGGCTGAAGAGCAAGCAGCGGGCGCAGCAGCGGCGACCGAGACCGCCGAGGGCTCACTCCTCGACGAGATCCTCGGCGCGACCCAGATGCAGCCGACCGATGACGGCTACGACATCGCGAAGAAGGGCGTCCACGCCTTCATCGCCAACCTCCTCACGGAGAGCAGCAGCCAGAGCGCGAAAATCGATAAGTCGGTCGTCGACGCGATGATCGTCGAGATCGACAAGAAGATCTCGAAGCAGCTCGACGCGATCATGCACAACCCGGCCTTCCAGAAGCTGGAGTCGGCGTGGCGCGGGCTCAAGTTCGTCGTCGATCGCACCAATTTCCGCGAGAACATCAAGATCGAGCTCCTCAACGTCTCGAAGGACGACCTGATCGCCGACTTCGAGGACGCGCCCGAGATCACGAAGAGCGGCCTGTACAAGACCGCGTACACGGCCGAGTACGGGACCTTCGGCGGCAAGCCGATCGGCGCGATCTTCTCGAACTACGAGTTCGGCCCCGGCGCGCAGGACATGGAGCTCCTCAAGAACTGCGCGGCCGTCGCGGCCATGGCGCACGCGCCGTTCTTCGCCGCGGCGGGGGCGGCGTTCTTCGGTCAGAAGGACATGCTCGCCCTTCCGAACCTGAAGGACCTCGCGTCCCACTTCGAGAGCCCGCTCTATACGAAGTGGAACTCGTTCCGCGACACGGAAGACGCGCGTTACGTCGGCCTCCTGATGCCCCGCTTCCTCCTCCGCCTCCCGTACGGCGAGAAGACGATGCCGATCAAGAGCTTCAACTACTCGGAGGACACCGTCGACAAGCACGACGAGTACCTCTGGGGGAACGCCTCCTACGCGATGGCCTCGCGCCTCGCCGACAGCTTCGCGAAGTACCGCTGGTGCCCGAACATCATCGGACCCCAGGCCGGCGGAACGGTCGAGAACCTCCCGCTTCACCAGTACGAAGCGATGGGCGAGATCCAGACCAAGACGCCGACGGAGATCATGCTCTCCGAGCGTCGCGAGTTCGAGCTCTCGGAGCAGGGTTTCATCGGCCTCACGTTCCGCAAGGACTCCGACAACGCCGCGTTCTTCTCCGCGAACAGCTGCCAGCGGCCGAAGAACTTCGGTCAGTCGCCGGAGGGCAAGGAGGCGGAGCTCAACTACCGCCTCGGCACGCAGCTCCCGTACATCTTCGTGGCGTGCCGCATCGCGCACTACCTGAAGGTCATCCAGCGCGAGCAGATCGGAACGACGAAGGAAGCGGGCGAGCTCCAGAGCGAGCTCAATCAGTGGATCTCGCAGTACGTCGTCGACCAGGACGGCGTCTCCGCCTACATCCGTGGCGTGCGTCCGCTGCGCTCCGCCGCGATCACGGTGTCCGAGGTCCCCGGCAACGCGGGCTTCTACAAGGTCGACATGAAGGTGCGCCCGCACTTCAAGTACATGGGCGCCTCCTTCACGCTGAGCCTCGTCGGCAAGCTCGACAAGAGCTAG
- the tssA gene encoding type VI secretion system protein TssA, with the protein MAEDLEKLLEETSALRAPLTADEPAGADISLEPEFEAIKLEIDKLTGIDGLTPDWDLVRTSAEDLLASRTKDLRLAVWLTVAGVHSSGWHGLARGLVVCRALMVDLWEVALPKRDKARSNIIGWLAERAVPRVQELSVEMRDGADVRAAFELVTDIDRVASEKLGDAFQGIRAFISAMKSRVADIPKPPPTPPPPPPADSAPGSDPPPSFDAPAAEPAPSGGVALSTRAADADATTATIAGTLVALARSIAMVEPARAWAYSLHRRGIWLRIERGAFDAAPLDGAPDAATRERLGSLANESRWLELVFAGEEASALYPSWLDPHRFVALALERLGSAFNDARATVGRDTTDFVRRHRRLLDAKFTDETAAAAIETVAWLEAETQRWHGTALADVGRHEDRQLAARFADARNLVASGRHAEGLAFAMQLARRGSDPRDRFRANLDVARLASQVGANDVARPILESLVADATRHDLERWEPALAARLSAGLYRVLPADAPERTTAFETLCRIDPGLALRVQGRAHTTSDGAAPPAPIAIPLPTYVAALAPSAPENAPSAEPEYQPDYPSYESYDDGGGLSAWMNDDDD; encoded by the coding sequence ATGGCTGAAGATCTCGAGAAGCTGCTGGAGGAGACGTCCGCTCTCCGCGCCCCTCTCACCGCCGACGAGCCCGCTGGAGCCGACATCTCGCTCGAGCCCGAGTTCGAGGCGATCAAGCTCGAGATCGACAAGCTGACGGGCATCGACGGATTGACGCCGGATTGGGATCTCGTCCGCACGTCGGCCGAGGACCTCCTCGCGAGCCGCACCAAGGACCTGCGCCTCGCCGTGTGGCTCACCGTCGCGGGCGTGCATTCCTCGGGCTGGCACGGCCTCGCGCGCGGTCTCGTCGTCTGTCGTGCGCTCATGGTCGACCTGTGGGAGGTCGCCCTTCCCAAGCGAGACAAGGCACGCAGCAACATCATCGGCTGGCTCGCGGAGAGGGCCGTTCCGCGCGTGCAAGAGCTGTCGGTCGAGATGAGAGACGGCGCGGACGTGCGCGCGGCGTTCGAGCTCGTGACGGACATCGATCGCGTGGCGAGCGAGAAGCTCGGGGACGCGTTCCAGGGGATCCGCGCCTTCATCTCTGCGATGAAGTCGCGCGTCGCCGACATCCCGAAGCCGCCGCCGACGCCTCCTCCTCCGCCGCCGGCCGACTCCGCGCCGGGCTCCGACCCCCCTCCCTCTTTCGACGCTCCGGCTGCGGAGCCGGCGCCGAGCGGCGGTGTCGCTCTCTCGACACGAGCGGCGGACGCCGACGCGACGACGGCGACGATCGCCGGCACCCTCGTCGCGCTCGCTCGTTCGATCGCGATGGTGGAGCCCGCGCGAGCGTGGGCCTATTCGCTTCACCGGCGGGGGATCTGGCTTCGCATCGAGCGCGGCGCCTTCGACGCAGCACCGCTCGACGGTGCGCCGGACGCCGCGACGCGCGAACGGCTCGGAAGCCTCGCGAACGAATCGCGCTGGCTGGAGCTCGTCTTCGCGGGCGAAGAGGCCTCCGCTCTCTACCCGAGCTGGCTCGACCCGCATCGTTTCGTGGCGCTCGCCCTCGAGCGACTGGGCAGCGCGTTCAACGATGCCCGCGCGACGGTCGGCCGCGACACGACGGACTTCGTTCGCCGGCACCGGCGCCTCCTCGACGCAAAGTTCACGGACGAGACGGCGGCGGCGGCGATCGAGACCGTGGCCTGGCTCGAAGCGGAGACGCAGCGCTGGCACGGCACCGCGCTCGCCGACGTCGGACGTCACGAAGATCGGCAGCTCGCCGCCCGCTTCGCGGATGCACGAAACCTCGTCGCGAGCGGGCGTCATGCGGAGGGCCTCGCGTTCGCGATGCAGCTCGCGCGGCGCGGCTCCGATCCGCGCGACCGCTTCCGCGCAAACCTCGACGTCGCGCGGCTCGCGAGCCAGGTCGGTGCGAACGACGTCGCGCGGCCGATCCTGGAGTCGCTCGTCGCCGACGCGACGCGGCACGATCTCGAGCGATGGGAGCCCGCGCTCGCAGCGCGCCTCTCCGCCGGTCTCTATCGTGTGCTCCCGGCGGACGCCCCCGAGCGCACGACCGCCTTCGAGACGCTCTGCCGGATCGATCCCGGCCTCGCGCTCCGCGTCCAGGGTCGCGCTCACACGACCAGCGACGGCGCAGCCCCACCCGCGCCGATCGCGATCCCGCTTCCCACCTACGTCGCGGCGCTCGCGCCGAGCGCTCCCGAGAACGCGCCGTCTGCCGAGCCGGAGTATCAGCCCGACTACCCGTCGTACGAGTCGTACGACGACGGGGGTGGGCTATCCGCATGGATGAACGATGACGACGACTAG
- a CDS encoding type VI secretion system tube protein Hcp, with protein sequence MGRVIGLKAGTIEGDVSVTGVEKNIRVDSVSVGASAQITYDSSGGGHVQIGDVSLLIKYGEWVAELQKACFDGLIFETVTIIEVDQKNEAQGSAEAKLVRTIKLTNAYISNIGLGWDGPYATCSLSFAFEKWDLTYEAKSGAKMASRDLMATT encoded by the coding sequence ATGGGAAGAGTCATTGGGCTGAAGGCAGGAACGATCGAGGGTGATGTCAGCGTTACGGGGGTCGAGAAGAACATCCGCGTCGACTCCGTCTCCGTAGGCGCGTCTGCGCAGATCACGTACGACTCGAGCGGCGGCGGCCATGTCCAGATCGGGGACGTCTCGCTCCTCATCAAGTACGGGGAGTGGGTCGCCGAGCTCCAGAAGGCGTGCTTCGACGGGCTCATCTTCGAAACGGTCACGATCATCGAGGTCGACCAGAAGAACGAGGCTCAGGGGAGCGCAGAGGCGAAGCTCGTGCGCACGATCAAGCTGACGAACGCGTACATCTCGAACATCGGCCTCGGCTGGGACGGCCCATACGCGACCTGCAGCCTCAGCTTCGCGTTCGAAAAGTGGGATCTCACCTACGAAGCGAAGTCCGGCGCGAAGATGGCGAGCCGCGACCTGATGGCGACCACCTGA
- a CDS encoding type VI secretion system tube protein Hcp yields the protein MAQFGIFVAFGDNKSAKIKGNSAVAGYEDWVLGHSVQLNSRADRTDGPAGKTAKKVTAHVDGLSLMLHGGSATAEMYKTLFATTALAQVHIHQCLQPVDKAAKQAPDLVQKIELKDVFITSVSENWMPDGERSVQVTLEFAHIMFTEGKKTADFTVRNLTKAGG from the coding sequence ATGGCTCAATTCGGAATTTTCGTAGCGTTCGGTGACAACAAGTCGGCCAAGATCAAGGGCAACTCCGCGGTTGCGGGTTACGAGGACTGGGTCCTCGGTCATTCGGTGCAACTCAACAGCCGGGCGGACCGTACGGACGGCCCTGCGGGCAAGACGGCGAAGAAGGTGACCGCGCATGTCGACGGCCTGTCGCTCATGCTCCACGGCGGCAGCGCGACGGCGGAGATGTACAAGACGCTCTTCGCGACGACGGCGCTCGCTCAGGTTCACATCCACCAGTGCCTGCAGCCCGTCGACAAGGCGGCCAAACAGGCGCCCGATCTCGTCCAGAAGATCGAGCTCAAGGACGTGTTCATCACGTCCGTCTCCGAGAACTGGATGCCCGATGGAGAGCGCTCGGTGCAGGTCACGCTCGAGTTCGCCCACATCATGTTCACGGAGGGCAAGAAGACCGCCGACTTCACCGTGCGCAACCTCACCAAGGCAGGCGGCTGA
- the tssB gene encoding type VI secretion system contractile sheath small subunit, with the protein MANEGSVAPPERINIKYKPSTGDAKEEIELPLKMLFLGDYTGRPDPRALEDRKPINIDKDNFDQVLGEQKLELNMAVNETMSGNEGASLNVNLKFKKLSDFGPEAVAQQVPELKKMIELRETLTALKGPLGNTPAFRRKIQDLLADNAKRDQLMKELGLGDEPKAGG; encoded by the coding sequence ATGGCAAACGAAGGATCCGTCGCACCGCCGGAACGCATCAACATCAAGTACAAGCCGTCGACGGGCGACGCGAAAGAGGAGATCGAGCTCCCGCTCAAGATGCTCTTCCTCGGCGACTACACGGGCCGTCCGGACCCGCGCGCGCTCGAGGATCGCAAGCCGATCAACATCGACAAGGACAACTTCGACCAGGTGCTCGGCGAGCAGAAGCTCGAGCTCAACATGGCGGTCAACGAGACCATGTCCGGGAACGAGGGCGCGTCGCTCAACGTGAACCTGAAGTTCAAGAAGCTGAGCGACTTCGGCCCCGAGGCCGTCGCGCAGCAGGTCCCCGAGCTGAAGAAGATGATCGAGCTCCGCGAGACGCTCACCGCGCTCAAGGGCCCGCTCGGAAACACGCCGGCGTTCCGGCGCAAGATCCAGGATCTCCTGGCAGACAACGCGAAACGCGACCAGCTCATGAAGGAGCTGGGCCTCGGTGACGAGCCGAAGGCGGGAGGCTGA
- a CDS encoding FHA domain-containing protein: MATGLKLRIKNTANDVVVDRTFTQFPVRIGRNTLNDLCIVDRFVSQFHAVVELHGDELMLRDLGSSNGTKLSGNRAPAHTLTSLEPHKNSFGIGPLTIDALVAEVAVEAYEENVPQSLGEASTGDDEGILDNSFITNINETLAFNDPKLAAARAQFEAAEGTPGGNLQSTLLLDQSEFERKKAAALEKARQFQLQQAAQAATASVPPVSDNPKQRRLEQIALQGVREIASTLLPHAKPLDDPEDLARFLTKLRDTVEVFLRAFVPLRDGYRQFASQMQIQRGPAQSERRVETAKDERELAEHLLDWTQKGREAHKAIEGTFADLMIHQLALLHAIMRGVKSLLDELSPKATDAALEELKKQGKTNFMWGPWRFKELWRVYGGKHGDMDDGDKRMFAALFGADFAESYKQYRSMVDTPEDSE; the protein is encoded by the coding sequence TTGGCGACGGGCCTCAAGCTACGAATCAAGAACACGGCCAACGACGTCGTCGTCGACCGCACGTTCACGCAGTTCCCCGTGCGCATCGGGCGAAATACGCTGAACGATCTCTGCATCGTCGACCGCTTCGTCTCGCAGTTCCACGCCGTCGTGGAGCTCCACGGCGACGAGCTGATGCTGCGCGATCTCGGCAGCAGCAACGGCACGAAGCTGAGCGGAAACCGCGCGCCGGCGCACACGCTGACGTCGCTCGAGCCGCACAAGAACTCGTTCGGGATAGGGCCGCTCACGATCGACGCGCTCGTCGCCGAGGTCGCGGTCGAGGCGTACGAGGAGAACGTCCCGCAGAGCCTCGGCGAGGCGTCGACCGGCGACGACGAGGGCATCCTCGACAACTCGTTCATCACGAACATCAACGAGACGCTCGCCTTCAACGATCCGAAGCTGGCAGCGGCTCGCGCGCAGTTCGAGGCGGCCGAAGGGACACCCGGCGGGAACCTCCAGTCGACGCTGCTCCTCGATCAGTCCGAGTTCGAGCGAAAGAAGGCGGCCGCGCTCGAGAAGGCGCGCCAGTTCCAGCTCCAGCAGGCCGCGCAGGCGGCGACCGCGAGCGTGCCGCCCGTCTCGGACAACCCGAAGCAGCGGCGGCTCGAGCAGATCGCGCTCCAGGGTGTCCGCGAGATCGCGAGCACGCTCCTGCCGCACGCGAAGCCGCTCGACGATCCCGAAGACCTCGCGCGTTTCCTCACGAAGCTGCGCGACACCGTCGAGGTCTTCCTCCGCGCGTTCGTCCCGCTCCGGGACGGCTACCGGCAGTTCGCGTCGCAGATGCAGATCCAGCGCGGCCCGGCGCAGTCCGAGCGGCGCGTCGAGACCGCGAAGGACGAGCGCGAGCTCGCGGAGCACCTGCTCGACTGGACGCAGAAGGGTCGCGAGGCGCACAAGGCGATCGAAGGCACCTTCGCCGACCTCATGATTCACCAGCTCGCGCTGCTCCACGCGATCATGCGCGGGGTCAAATCCCTCCTCGACGAGCTCTCGCCGAAGGCGACCGACGCCGCGCTCGAGGAGCTGAAGAAGCAGGGCAAGACGAACTTCATGTGGGGCCCGTGGCGCTTCAAGGAGCTGTGGCGCGTCTACGGCGGCAAGCACGGCGACATGGACGACGGCGACAAGCGCATGTTCGCAGCGCTCTTCGGCGCCGACTTCGCGGAGTCGTACAAGCAGTACCGCAGCATGGTCGACACGCCCGAAGACTCGGAATGA
- the tssE gene encoding type VI secretion system baseplate subunit TssE has product MSGHSLLRRIREPALAAPRRVVSVEETRAAVLDHLRAIFTTRAGSALVGADYGILSVTDILHSCPDAIGDVLKSLQSAIRKYEPRLINPVVKHVAGADGTDVQIRFEITADILDGGKRVPVKFKTAIDVTRNVSVD; this is encoded by the coding sequence CTGAGCGGGCACTCGCTGCTCCGCCGCATTCGCGAGCCCGCGCTCGCGGCTCCTCGACGGGTCGTTTCCGTCGAGGAGACACGGGCGGCCGTGCTCGACCATCTGCGCGCCATCTTCACGACGCGCGCGGGGTCGGCCCTCGTCGGAGCCGACTACGGCATCCTCAGCGTCACCGACATCCTGCACTCGTGTCCTGACGCGATCGGAGACGTCCTCAAGAGTCTTCAGTCCGCGATTCGCAAGTACGAGCCGCGCCTCATCAACCCGGTCGTGAAGCACGTCGCGGGAGCGGACGGGACCGACGTGCAGATTCGCTTCGAGATCACCGCCGACATCCTCGACGGTGGGAAGCGTGTGCCTGTCAAGTTCAAGACTGCGATCGACGTGACGCGGAACGTCAGCGTCGACTGA